A window of the Sabethes cyaneus chromosome 1, idSabCyanKW18_F2, whole genome shotgun sequence genome harbors these coding sequences:
- the LOC128733141 gene encoding zinc finger and SCAN domain-containing protein 26-like: protein MQKKPTRRDCFIPGCPSQMGQVVFMSAYKSDGLQRWWSETVWAKKRKNKLIPKNSRVCEKHFEEKYIDRSYKMPRLFPEAWPTMNIATYSDEFIGTEKQKSDRSKDNKQETNPRIYCRFCGRKEKHPIENQLYQLSTSENFLKLCLGQFYRKEYFPQGICENCMETAQFLINFIRQCNETQRRLDDIFTPQEIPKLESNCDLPENVHLKQERLDESEYINESLNKPSDILVKPEDVIHDDSDNDAFTVPDQASSDSYQTDEEYKPDMTKNAKTFKSRVRHESESECDSEDKPLKRNYKKKSGSKPKISTDFKDKGLIVVNEFPTGYETKQIRQPKPKREKSAGPGETSRICPICGKILVHKGNFTSHLKIHSEKKDYVCNICGKQYYIRRELQMHIESLHEKKTFVCNICGIKCAWRKGLQRHMKNKHSDESSLKHKCTYCGKAFLLPNQLRLHIMKHTGDRITCDLCGAGYRFNYMLTQHKIREHGMEFKGVKLYKTSSRARKSGEGKQLATITTTATASMVETQSGSVNISNLADSNRDSIQSSESLHSHHISQPQQQQHEQHIQQFHHASTTQLDRIHFQPSFVYSTTPVMMLPSGSEYNG from the exons atgCAAAAAAAACCAACCCGTCGAGATTGTTTCATTCCGGGTTGTCCATCACAAATGGGTCAAGTAGTTTTCATGAGCGCATATAAATCTGATGGTTTACAACGATGGTGGAGCGAAACTGTTTGGGCAAAAAAGCGTAAAAATAAGCTAATTCCAAAAAATTCGCGAGTTTGCGAGAAACACTTCGAAGAAAAATATATTGATCGTAGCTACAAGATGCCTCGATTGTTTCCCGAAGCATGGCCTACGATGAACATAGCAACATATTCTGACGAATTTATTGGTACAGAAAAGCAAAAGAGCGATAGAAGCAAGGACAATAAACAAGAAACAAACCCTAGGATTTACTGCAGATTTTGTGGCCGAAAAGAAAAACATCCAATTGAGAATCAGCTATACCAATTGAGCACTAGTGAAAATTTCTTGAAGTTATGTTTGGGTCAATTTTATCGAAAAGAATATTTCCCGCAAGGAATATGTGAAAATTGCATGGAAACGGCACAGTTCTTAATAAATTTTATAAGACAATGTAATGAAACACAGCGTCGGCTTGATGATATTTTTACGCCTCAGGAGATCCCTAAGCTAGAGTCGAATTGTGATCTGCCTGAaaatgttcatttaaagcaAGAAAGACTAGATGAATCTGAATATATAAACGAATCACTAAATAAACCAAGCGATATCCTCGTTAAACCAGAAGATGTGATTCATGATGATTCAGATAACGATGCTTTTACAGTTCCAGACCAAGCGAGCTCAGACTCTTATCAAACGGATGAAGAGTACAAACCAGACATGACTAAAAACGCGAAAACATTTAAATCTCGGGTTAGACATGAGAGCGAATCTGAATGTGATTCTGAAGATAAACCTCTTAAacgaaattacaaaaaaaaatccggcTCTAAACCAAAAATATCTACTGATTTCAAAGATAAAGGTTTAATAGTAGTCAATGAATTTCCTACCGGTTATGAGACCAAACAAATACGTCAGCCGAAACCAAAACGAGAGAAATCGGCCGGACCCGGTGAGACAAGCCGAATTTGCCCCATTTGCGGTAAAATTTTGGTGCATAAGGGTAATTTCACTTCGCATTTGAAAATACATAGTGAGAAAAAAGACTATGTATGCAACATTTGTGGAAAACAGTACTACATACGGCGAGAACTTCAAATGCATATTGAATCTttacacgaaaaaaaaactttcgtttGCAATATTTGTGGTATTAAATGCGCTTGGAGAAAGGGACTGCAGAGAcatatgaaaaataaacattCCGATGAAAGCTCTTTAAAGCATAAATGCACGTACTGTGGAAAAGCTTTTCTTTTGCCGAATCAGTTGAGGTTACATATTATGAAACATACAGGAGACAGAATTACTTGTGATTTATGTGGTGCTGGTTACAG ATTCAATTACATGTTGACACAGCATAAAATACGGGAACATGGAATGGAGTTTAAAGGTGTAAAACTTTACAAAACTAGCAGCAGAGCACGCAAAAGCGGAGAAGGAAAACAGCTAGCTACTATAACCACTACTGCTACAGCGAGTATGGTAGAAACACAATCTGGTTCCGTAAACATTTCTAACTTAGCAGATTCGAATCGTGATTCTATTCAATCGTCTGAGTCTTTGCATTCTCATCATATCTCCCAAccgcagcaacaacagcatgaACAGCATATTCAACAATTTCATCACGCGAGCACAACCCAGTTGGATCGTATTCACTTTCAACCGAGTTTTGTCTATTCAACCACTCCTGTCATGATGCTTCCTTCAGGAAGTGAATACAATGGCTAG